Below is a genomic region from Flavobacterium ginsengisoli.
AGTTATCTGGATTCAATTTCTCACAAATAGTATATGTCAATTCATAATCTCCCGCAGGTGCATTTGGCGCTAGTGTAACATTTCCGTCTGCATCTACAGTCAGATATCCTTTTGGATCTGCTTGAATTACTTTAAGATCTACATCTGATGGCACTAATTTATTTCCATCTTTAGTATCATTCTCAAAAACGTTGATTACTTTCTGCGGAATATTTACTCCAACTGCAGGCACAAGATCTTCGTTTGCAACCAGATTTCCTGCCGTAACCGGAACAGTAATAGTTACCGAGTCGCAGTTCGTAGGATTGGTATTTTCGCAGATTTTGTATTCTACTTTATAATCTCCTTTTGGCGTATTTGGAGCAACAGTAATTGTATAATCTGAATTTAATGTCAATCCTGCAGGAAGCGTACCGATAATTTCAAACTTAACTTCTCCTGCTCCTGTTCCAACCGCTACCGCTTTTCCGTTCAATTTATCGTTTGCCGTCAATGAAATTGTTGTTCCTCCAATGTTACCATTGATTGAAGCTATCACATCTTCAACAGCATCGATTGCAGGCAAGCCGACTGTTACTTTAACAGTGTTTGAACTGCAGTTGTCCGGATTCAGTTTCTCGCAGATTTCATATGTCAATTCATAAGTTCCTGCTGGAGGATTTGCTCCTAAAACAATGTTTCCGTCCGCATCAACAGTCAGATATCCTTTTGGATCTGCCGCCGTAGTTTTAAGCGTAACATCTGCCGGATCTAATGGCTGATTGTTTTTAGTGTCATTCTCAAAAACATTTTTCCCTAATGTCTGAGGAACGTCCGATCCTAAAACTGATGGAATCTCATCTGCATTTGCAACCAGATTCCCTGCCGTAACTGGAACAGTAATAGTTACCGAGTCGCAGTTTGTCGGATTGGTGTTTTCGCAGATTTTGTATTCTATGCTGTAATTTCCTTTCGGCGTATTTGGCGCAACAGTTATAGTATGGTCTGAATTTAGCGTGAATCCTGATGGAAGCGTACCGATAATTTCAAACTTAACTTCTCCTGCTCCTGTTCCAACCGCTACCGCTTTTCCGTTCAATTTATCGTTTGCCGTCAATGAAATTGTTGTTCCTCCAATGTTTCCGTTTATTGAAGCGATTACGTCTTCAACCGCATCGATTGCAGGCAAGCCGACTGTTACTTTAACAGTGTTTGAACTGCAGTTGTCCGGATTCAGTTTCTCGCAGATTTCATATGTCAATTCATAAGTTCCTGCTGGAGGATTTGCTCCTAAAACAATGTTTCCGTCCGCATCAACAGTCAGATATCCTTTTGGATCTGCAGTCGTAGTTTTAAGCGTAACATCTGCCGGATCTAATGGCTGATTGTTTTTAGTGTCATTCTCAAAAACATTTTTCCCTAATGTCTGAGGAACGTCCGATCCTAAAACTGATGGAATCTCATCTGCATTTGCAACCAGATTCCCTGCCGTAACTGGAACAGTAATAGTTACCGAGTCGCAGTTTGTCGGATTGGTGTTTTCGCAGATTTTGTATTCTATGCTGTAATTTCCTTTCGGCGTATTTGGCGCAACAGTTATAGTATGGTCTGAATTTAGCGTGAATCCTGATGGAAGCGTACCGATAATTTCAAACTTAACTTCTCCTGCTCCTGTTCCAACCACTACCGCTTTTCCGTTCAATTTATCGTTTGCCGTCAATGAAATTGTTGTTCCTCCAATGTTTCCGTTTATTGAAGCGATTACGTCTTCAACCGCATCGATTGCAGGCAAGCCGACTGTTACTTTAACAGTGTTTGAACTGCAGTTGTCCGGATTCAGTTTCTCGCAGATTTCATATGTCAATTCATAAGTTCCTGCTGGAGGATTTGCTCCTAAAACAATGTTTCCGTCCGCATCAACAGTCAGATATCCTTTTGGATCTGCAGTCGTAGTTTTAAGCGTAACATCTGCCGGATCTAATGGCTGATTGTTTTTAGTGTCATTTTCAAAAACATTTTTACCTAATGTCTGAGGAACGTCCGATCCTAAAACTGATGGAATCTCATCTGCATTTGCAACCAGATTCCCTGCCGTAACTGGAACAGTAATAGTTACCGAGTCGCAGTTTGTCGGATTGGTGTTTTCGCAGATTTTGTATTCTATGCTGTAATTTCCTTTCGGCGTATTTGGCGCAACAGTTATAGTATGGTCTGAATTTAGCGTGAATCCTGATGGAAGCGTACCGATAATTTCAAACTTAACTTCTCCTGCTCCTGTTCCAACCACTACCGCTTTTCCGTTCAATTTATCGTTTGCCGTCAATGAAATTGTTGTTCCTCCAATGTTTCCGTTTATTGAAGCGATTACGTCTTCAACCGCATCGATTGCAGGCAAGCCGACTGTTACTTTAACAGTGTTTGAACTGCAGTTGTCCGGATTCAGTTTCTCGCAGATTTCATATGTCAATTCATAAGTTCCTGCTGGAGGATTTGCTCCTAAAACAATGTTTCCGTCCGCATCAACAGTCAGATATCCTTTTGGATCTGCAGTCGTAGTTTTAAGCGTAACATCTGCCGGATCTAATGGCTGATTGTTTTTAGTGTCATTTTCAAAAACATTTTTACCTAATGTCTGAGGAACGTCCGATCCTAAAACTGATGGAATCTCGTCTGCATTCGCAACCAGATTTCCTGCCGTAACCGGAACAGTAATAGTTACCGAGTCGCAGTTTGCTGGAACTGCACCTACTTCACATATTATATATTCTATATTATAATTTCCTTTTGGTGTATTTGGAGCTACTGTAATAGTTCCATTTGTATTTAGCGTTAATCCAGACGGTAAAGTGCCAACAATATTTATTGTAACTTCTCCTGAATTAGTCCCAATTACTACTTTATTACCGTTTAGTGTATCGTTTTCTACTAGAGATATTGTTGTTCCGCCAATGTTTCCATTAATTGGAGTAATAGTATCCAGTATTGCGTCTATTATATTTACAACCTTAACCTCTGCAACCGCGGTTTTGCAGTTTGAAGGGTTCGCATCCTTCTCGCAGATTTCGTATGTGATGCTGTAGGTTCCGCTTGGCGTGTTTGCAGCCAGAGTAACGTCTCCGCTTGCATCAACGCTCAATGGACCGTTGCCGCCAATTGTAACAATAGTGTTTGTGGATGTAACAGATGCTCCATCTAAAGTGTCGTTCGTTTTAACATTGCCGATTACTGATACTGTCGATCCGGAAGTTTTTGTTCCGAAATCGTCTTTAACTGCAATCAAACCGTTTTCAACTTTAACTTCCGCAGCTGCAGTTTTGCAGTTTGAAGGGTTCGCATCCTTCTCGCAGATCTCGTATGTGATGCTGTAGGTTCCGCTTGGCGTGTTGGCAGCCAGAGTAACGTCTCCGCTTGCATCAACGCTCAATGGACCGTTGCTGTCAATTGTAACAATAGTGTTTGTGGACGTAACAGATGCTCCATCTAAAGTGTCGTTCGTTTTAACATTGCCGATTACTGATGCTGTCGATCCGGAAGTTTTTGTTCCGAAATCGTCTTTAACTGCAATCAAACCGTTTTCAACCTTAACCTCTGCAACCGCGGTTTTGCAGTTTGAAGGGTTCGCATCCTTCTCGCAGATCTCGTATGTGATGCTGTAGGTTCCGCTTGGCGTGTTTGCAGCCAGAGTAACGTCTCCGCTTGCATCAACGCTCAATGGACCGTTGCTGCCAATTGTAACAATAGTGTTTGTGGATGTAACAGATGCTCCATCTAAAGTGTCGTTCGTTTTAACATTGCCGATTACTGATACTGTCGATCCGGAAGTTTTTGTTCCGAAATCGTCTTTAACTGCAATCAAACCGTTTTCAACTTTAACTTCCGCAGCTGCAGTTTTGCAGTTTGAAGGGTTCGCATCCTTCTCGCAGATTTCGTATGTGATGCTGTAAGTTCCGCTTGGCGTGTTTGCGGCAAGGGTAACGTCTCCGTCTGCATCAACGCTCAATGGCCCGTCGCTGCCAACAGTCACAACTGTATTAGTGGACGTAACAGATGCCCCGTCTAAAGTGTCGTTCGTTTTAACATTGCCGATTACTGATGCTGTCGATCCGGAAGTTTTTGTTCCGAAATCGTCTTTAACTGCAACTAAGCCATTCACAATTTCAACTTTAACCGTAGCCGTATTGCAATTTCCGCTATTAGCAATTTCACAAATTGAATAATCAAAAGTATAAGTACCCGTTGGTGTATTCGGTTTTACTGAAACAGCACCATTTGCAGTATTGAAAATTAACACTGAAGGTACAGTACCATTTACTGTAACATCAATATCTCCTCTATTTACTTTATCACAATTTAAAACATCATTATCAAAAACATTGGTAATAACTACTCCTCCAGCTATTCCATTTGATGAAGAAACACTATCATCATTTGCTGTAATTTCACCAATTACTTGAACGATTTGCGTGCAAGTCTCTGTATTTCCTCCTGTATCTGTTGCTGTCCATGTCACCGTAGTGTTTCCGACTGGGAAACTTGAAGGTGCATCATTCGTCACTGTTACAGTTCCAGAGCAATTATCCGATACTGTCGGAGTACCTAAAACAATTCCAGTTGCAGTGCATGAATTCGCATCTGCTAAAACTGAAACTGCCAACGGGCAAGTAATTGATGGCTTTTGAGTGTCTTTAACAATTACTTTTTGAGTCGCGGTTTCTACGTTTCCATTTCCGTCGCTAAAACTCCAGTTAATGGTATAAGTTCCCTGAGCATTATAGGTCAGAGGATCTGTCGTTGTTCCTGTAACTGTCCCTGCACAGTTGTCTGTGGTAGTCGGAGCCGTTGCTGTTGCAGAACATTCTCCCGTAATATCTGCCAATGTTGGCTGTACAGGTTTCTGAGTGTCTTTAACAATTACTTTTTGAGTCGCGGTTTCTACGTTTCCGTTTCCGTCGCTAAAACTCCAGTTAATGGTATAAGTTCCCTGAGCATTATAGGTCAGAGGATCTGTCGTTGTTCCTGTAACTGTCCCTTTGCAATTATCAGTCGTTGTCGGAGCTGTTGCTGTTGCAGAGCATTCTCCCGTAATATCTGCCAATGTTGGCTGTACAGGTTTCTGAGTGTCTTTAACAATTACTTTTTGAGTCGCAGTTTCTACGTTTCCGTTTCCGTCGCTAAAACTCCAGTTAATGGTATAAGTTCCCTGAGCATTATAGGTCAGAGGATCTGTCGTTGTTCCTGTAACTGTCCCTTTGCAATTATCAGTCGTTGTCGGAGCTGTTGCTGTTGCAGAGCATTCTCCCGTAATATCTGCCAATGTTGGCTGTACAGGTTTCTGAGTGTCTTTAACAATTACTTTTTGAGTCGCAGTTTCTACGTTTCCGTTTCCGTCGCTAAAACTCCAGTTAATGGTATAAGTTCCCTGAGCATTATAGGTCAGAGGATCTGTCGTTGTTCCTGTAACTGTCCCTTTGCAATTATCAGTCGTTGTCGGAGCTGTTGCTGTTGCAGAGCATTCTCCCGTAATATCTGCCAATGTTGGCTGTACAGGTTTCTGAGTGTCTTTAACAATTACTTTTTGAGTCGCAGTTTCTACGTTTCCGTTTCCGTCGCTAAAACTCCAGTTAATGGTATAAGTTCCCTGAGCATTATAGGTCAGAGGATCTGTCGTTGTTCCTGTAACTGTCCCTTTG
It encodes:
- a CDS encoding gliding motility-associated C-terminal domain-containing protein, whose translation is MQASTGGTSLGTGESFTTPSLSTTTSYYVEATDNGCTTPTRTEVKATINTVPTINSTTEGSICGSGSVKLTATASTGATINWYADPTSSTVLGTGTTFNTPTLTATTTYYVGAVTASGCTSTSRIAVAAVINTASNIVFTSGTQNPTVCSGASVPNAVYTFGGSATNATVSNLPAGLSAAVDTNAKTVTISGNPTAAGTYIITTVGHTAPCVEVTIQGTVTLSPNVTIASFSPSTSSRCQGVETITRTTTATNSTGNITYSLDSASSTGGNTINSATGAVTYVAGWSGTTTITASAVGCNGPVTTTHTVTTNALPTATISGNLTACLTTTLTANSNASSPTYVWYRNNAVIPSQTSSTLVVNSDGDYKVKVKNSSTGCEATSAASTVKVSDTEKPVKPVLADITGECSATATAPTTTDNCKGTVTGTTTDPLTYNAQGTYTINWSFSDGNGNVETATQKVIVKDTQKPVKPVLADITGECSATATAPTTTDNCKGTVTGTTTDPLTYNAQGTYTINWSFSDGNGNVETATQKVIVKDTQKPVKPVLADITGECSATATAPTTTDNCKGTVTGTTTDPLTYNAQGTYTINWSFSDGNGNVETATQKVIVKDTQKPVKPVLADITGECSATATAPTTTDNCKGTVTGTTTDPLTYNAQGTYTINWSFSDGNGNVETATQKVIVKDTQKPVQPTLADITGECSATATAPTTTDNCKGTVTGTTTDPLTYNAQGTYTINWSFSDGNGNVETATQKVIVKDTQKPVQPTLADITGECSATATAPTTTDNCAGTVTGTTTDPLTYNAQGTYTINWSFSDGNGNVETATQKVIVKDTQKPVQPTLADITGECSATATAPTTTDNCKGTVTGTTTDPLTYNAQGTYTINWSFSDGNGNVETATQKVIVKDTQKPVKPVLADITGECSATATAPTTTDNCKGTVTGTTTDPLTYNAQGTYTINWSFSDGNGNVETATQKVIVKDTQKPVKPVLADITGECSATATAPTTTDNCKGTVTGTTTDPLTYNAQGTYTINWSFSDGNGNVETATQKVIVKDTQKPVQPTLADITGECSATATAPTTTDNCKGTVTGTTTDPLTYNAQGTYTINWSFSDGNGNVETATQKVIVKDTQKPVQPTLADITGECSATATAPTTTDNCKGTVTGTTTDPLTYNAQGTYTINWSFSDGNGNVETATQKVIVKDTQKPVQPTLADITGECSATATAPTTTDNCKGTVTGTTTDPLTYNAQGTYTINWSFSDGNGNVETATQKVIVKDTQKPVQPTLADITGECSATATAPTTTDNCAGTVTGTTTDPLTYNAQGTYTINWSFSDGNGNVETATQKVIVKDTQKPSITCPLAVSVLADANSCTATGIVLGTPTVSDNCSGTVTVTNDAPSSFPVGNTTVTWTATDTGGNTETCTQIVQVIGEITANDDSVSSSNGIAGGVVITNVFDNDVLNCDKVNRGDIDVTVNGTVPSVLIFNTANGAVSVKPNTPTGTYTFDYSICEIANSGNCNTATVKVEIVNGLVAVKDDFGTKTSGSTASVIGNVKTNDTLDGASVTSTNTVVTVGSDGPLSVDADGDVTLAANTPSGTYSITYEICEKDANPSNCKTAAAEVKVENGLIAVKDDFGTKTSGSTVSVIGNVKTNDTLDGASVTSTNTIVTIGSNGPLSVDASGDVTLAANTPSGTYSITYEICEKDANPSNCKTAVAEVKVENGLIAVKDDFGTKTSGSTASVIGNVKTNDTLDGASVTSTNTIVTIDSNGPLSVDASGDVTLAANTPSGTYSITYEICEKDANPSNCKTAAAEVKVENGLIAVKDDFGTKTSGSTVSVIGNVKTNDTLDGASVTSTNTIVTIGGNGPLSVDASGDVTLAANTPSGTYSITYEICEKDANPSNCKTAVAEVKVVNIIDAILDTITPINGNIGGTTISLVENDTLNGNKVVIGTNSGEVTINIVGTLPSGLTLNTNGTITVAPNTPKGNYNIEYIICEVGAVPANCDSVTITVPVTAGNLVANADEIPSVLGSDVPQTLGKNVFENDTKNNQPLDPADVTLKTTTADPKGYLTVDADGNIVLGANPPAGTYELTYEICEKLNPDNCSSNTVKVTVGLPAIDAVEDVIASINGNIGGTTISLTANDKLNGKAVVVGTGAGEVKFEIIGTLPSGFTLNSDHTITVAPNTPKGNYSIEYKICENTNPTNCDSVTITVPVTAGNLVANADEIPSVLGSDVPQTLGKNVFENDTKNNQPLDPADVTLKTTTADPKGYLTVDADGNIVLGANPPAGTYELTYEICEKLNPDNCSSNTVKVTVGLPAIDAVEDVIASINGNIGGTTISLTANDKLNGKAVVVGTGAGEVKFEIIGTLPSGFTLNSDHTITVAPNTPKGNYSIEYKICENTNPTNCDSVTITVPVTAGNLVANADEIPSVLGSDVPQTLGKNVFENDTKNNQPLDPADVTLKTTTADPKGYLTVDADGNIVLGANPPAGTYELTYEICEKLNPDNCSSNTVKVTVGLPAIDAVEDVIASINGNIGGTTISLTANDKLNGKAVAVGTGAGEVKFEIIGTLPSGFTLNSDHTITVAPNTPKGNYSIEYKICENTNPTNCDSVTITVPVTAGNLVANADEIPSVLGSDVPQTLGKNVFENDTKNNQPLDPADVTLKTTAADPKGYLTVDADGNIVLGANPPAGTYELTYEICEKLNPDNCSSNTVKVTVGLPAIDAVEDVIASINGNIGGTTISLTANDKLNGKAVAVGTGAGEVKFEIIGTLPAGLTLNSDYTITVAPNTPKGDYKVEYKICENTNPTNCDSVTITVPVTAGNLVANEDLVPAVGVNIPQKVINVFENDTKDGNKLVPSDVDLKVIQADPKGYLTVDADGNVTLAPNAPAGDYELTYTICEKLNPDNCASNIVKVTVTEPKMTITAESYCSNNVPYVNYTVSPDNFVANNLLTVKWIDSNNNVVATQTNLPLSGNLLWPGAEIDSNGNGIDWPGWILNNGIWTEGADGFEATRNGVKIEFSLNPTVTVSVAYPPVKPDCNARPTFAIKANNDVAGPVDAKKGANATINIFENDLLNGVKFDPSAVILSVPVVHPNISLNADGSINIATNTPDGVYELTYQICEAANTSNCSQAVIKITVENNIDSGPPTANQITLNDDNDVRVDGINGSLEFINVLDNDLINGKPINPADVVVKPLTDSPYFEWNEDGTVNVKPNTPGGNYALTYQVCEKASNTNCSTAVLNVFVEVPAISVIKTAVFNDENNSGFANAGETITYKFTVTNTGNVPLVGITINDPLPGVVVSGQAINLDVNESNNSNFTAVYKITQEDINRGSVSNQATVKGSSVRGVVVEDQSDDASNSGDNPTVLDLNGCSIKVMNAFSPNGDSKNARFYIRGIECYPDNTVEVYNRWGVLVFNIDQYNNNDRVFVGYSNGRSTVKQTDGLPVGTYFYILKYKDSAQKSHQESGYLYLNK